GGCGGGAGGGCGGCGAGCGTGGACTCCTCCACCACGCCGACGATCTCGTGCCCGAACTGGCTGGGCCCGTGCCGCTCGCCGGCGACCTCCTTGAGGTCCGACCGGCACAACCCGACGAGCTCGACGCGTACGCGCACCGCGTGCTCGCCGGGCGGCCGGCGCGGCGGGTCGGTCGTCAGCCGGGGGCCGTCGGCCGCCAGGACGCACCTCACGGCACGTCGTCCAGCGCCTCGCCGAACCGGTCGGCGACGAGGTGCGCGTCCGCCGGGGAGAGGATCAGCGGCGGACGCAGCTCGATGACGTTGCCCAGGCCGTGCTCGGAGACCCGGGTGATGACGCCCCGCCGGTGCAGCGCGCGCTGGAACGCCTGCGCCCTGCCGACGCCCCGGCTGCCGTCCGGCTCGACCAGCTCCACGCCGAGCATCAGCCCGACCCCGCGCACGTCACCGATCACGGGATGGTCCCCCTGGAGGGCCCGCAGCCGGTCCAGCAGCACCGCGCCGCTGGCCCGTACGTTCTCCAGGAAGCCGGGACGCTGCACGATCTCCAGGGTCTTCGCGGCGGCGGCGGCGGCCAGCGTGTGCCCGCCGAAGGTGAAACCGTGCAGGCTGCGGTCCCAGTCCGCCATCCGTTCCTCGGTGAGGATCGCGGCGAGCGAGAGCCCGCTGCCGGTGAGCCCCTTCGCGACGGTCATCATGTGCGGCTGCACGCCGAAGTGGTCGGCGGCGAACATCTGCCCGGTACGGCCGAACGCGGTCTGGATCTCGTCGAAGATCAGCACGATCCCGCGGGCGTCGCAGAACGCCCGCAGCTCGTCGAGGTAGCCGTCCGGCGGCACCACGTTCCCGCCCACCCCGCTGATCGGCTCGATGATCAGGCAGGCCACGCTGCCGGAGCTGGCGTAGTCGATGAAGTCGTCGATGCGCTGCACGCACCAGAACCCGCACGAGTCCGGGTGCTGGCGGTAGAAGCACCGGAAGCAGTACGGCTCCGGCACCCGCACCCCGCCGGCCAGCGCGTACGGGAACGGCGCGCGCATCCGGCTGGTGCCGTTGAGGCTGGTGGCGGCCACCGTCTGACCCAGGTGGCCACGGAACGGCACGATCACGTCCCGCCGCCCGGTCAGGTGCTGGGCGATCTTGATGGCGCCCTCGTTGGCGGTGGAGCCGCCCGAGCTGCGCAGGTTGACCCGGGTCAGGTTGGGCGGGCTGATCCTGACCAGCTCCTGCATGACCTCGTTGGTGGCCTCGGTCTGGAACGACGAGCTGGCGAAGATCAACCGTTCGCTCTGCTCCCGGACCGCCGCCACGATCTCCGGATGCTGGTAGCCGAGCAGCAGGTTGAAGGTGCCGGAGACACAGTCGAGGTACTCGCGGCCGGCGCTGTCCCAGGCGCGCAGACCCTCCCCGCCGACCAGCACCGCGTCGCCGAGCTGGTACTGCGCCACCTGTCCGGGGCCGCCGGGCAGCTCACTCATGCCGGTCCCGGTGGTCGTCGTCCAGCCCCGCCAACTGCGCGCGTACCCAGGTCTCCACCGTCCACGGCTCGGCGACCTCCCGGCGTCGGCGCGCGGCGTCGGCGCGTTCCCCGGCGGACGCGGTCAGGCCGGCCACGATCGCCTCGGCCTGCTCCACCACGTCGAACGGGTTGACCACCCGGCACACCGGACCGAGGACCTCGGCGGCCCCGCAGCTCTCCGACAGGATCACGTCGGCGTCGCGGGTGTTGACCAGCGGCGTCTCGAAGGCGGTGAGGTTCTGCCCGTCGACCGTGGAGTTGATCATTACCAGGTCGGCCCGGCGCAGACAGCCGATGCTGTGGTCCACGTCGTTGTCGCAGTGGGTACGCACCACCTCCGCGCCCAGCTCGGCGTTGACCTTGGCGACCGCCGCCTCCACCCGACGCACGTAGTCGGCGTTCGCCGCCACGTACAACCGGTTGGGGTTCATCCGCACCAGCATCCGGGCCCCGCGCAGCCGCTCGTCGGAGCGCACCGCCAGGTGGAACGCCTGCACCGCGCGCTCCGCGTTCTTCATCGGATCGGTACGTCCGCTGTGCACCACCAGCGGCGCGTCCCCGACCC
The sequence above is a segment of the Micromonospora sp. WMMD882 genome. Coding sequences within it:
- a CDS encoding aminotransferase class III-fold pyridoxal phosphate-dependent enzyme, which codes for MSELPGGPGQVAQYQLGDAVLVGGEGLRAWDSAGREYLDCVSGTFNLLLGYQHPEIVAAVREQSERLIFASSSFQTEATNEVMQELVRISPPNLTRVNLRSSGGSTANEGAIKIAQHLTGRRDVIVPFRGHLGQTVAATSLNGTSRMRAPFPYALAGGVRVPEPYCFRCFYRQHPDSCGFWCVQRIDDFIDYASSGSVACLIIEPISGVGGNVVPPDGYLDELRAFCDARGIVLIFDEIQTAFGRTGQMFAADHFGVQPHMMTVAKGLTGSGLSLAAILTEERMADWDRSLHGFTFGGHTLAAAAAAKTLEIVQRPGFLENVRASGAVLLDRLRALQGDHPVIGDVRGVGLMLGVELVEPDGSRGVGRAQAFQRALHRRGVITRVSEHGLGNVIELRPPLILSPADAHLVADRFGEALDDVP